The Burkholderia pyrrocinia genome has a segment encoding these proteins:
- a CDS encoding chromate transporter, with protein MPSPSATTPPASPAGDAPPPGVLALFVAFAQIGLTSFGGGLSGRMMRDFVHERRWLDEEAFLNGLALSQALPGVNVKNLAIWIGYRLAGWRGAVAGFTGIIAPPAVLIVLFGVAFSTLTRFPLTHVALAGAAAAAIGLSISMAITAVRRLPRRALPFAVMTLTFVSVAVLHWPLVWTVLVGGTLSVALEYRRAATAPAGSDKP; from the coding sequence ATGCCCTCGCCCTCCGCCACCACCCCGCCGGCGTCGCCTGCCGGCGATGCGCCGCCGCCGGGCGTCCTCGCGCTGTTCGTCGCGTTCGCGCAGATCGGCCTGACCAGCTTCGGCGGCGGGCTCAGCGGGCGGATGATGCGCGACTTCGTGCACGAGCGGCGCTGGCTCGACGAAGAGGCGTTCCTCAACGGCCTCGCGCTGTCGCAGGCGTTGCCGGGCGTCAACGTGAAGAACCTCGCGATCTGGATCGGCTACCGGCTCGCCGGATGGCGCGGTGCGGTGGCCGGCTTCACCGGCATCATCGCGCCGCCGGCCGTGCTGATCGTACTGTTCGGCGTCGCGTTCTCGACCCTCACGCGCTTCCCGCTCACGCATGTCGCGCTCGCCGGCGCGGCGGCCGCGGCGATCGGGCTGTCGATCTCGATGGCGATCACGGCCGTGCGCCGGCTGCCGCGCCGCGCGCTGCCGTTCGCGGTGATGACGCTCACCTTCGTGTCGGTCGCGGTGCTGCACTGGCCGCTCGTATGGACCGTGCTGGTCGGCGGCACGTTG
- a CDS encoding DeoR/GlpR family DNA-binding transcription regulator translates to MLTTQRKKAILDALARDGQVLAVELSAQFGVSEDTIRRDLRELAAEGLLQRVHGGALPASPAVAPFAQREALETAEKRRIARRAAEMIAPGQVAIVDGGTTSALLVSQLPADLRATIVTHSPSVAVALAAHPSIDVILIGGRLYKHSIVAVGAAAMEGIARIHADLYFMGVTGVHPVAGLSTGDFEEAAIKRALAERAAETVVLASQSKLRAASQFVIGDITLAQTIVVEKETEAALTKPIEAAGVTVVRA, encoded by the coding sequence ATGCTGACGACGCAACGCAAGAAAGCGATCCTCGACGCGCTCGCACGCGACGGCCAGGTGCTGGCCGTCGAGCTGAGCGCGCAATTCGGCGTGTCCGAAGACACGATCCGCCGCGACCTGCGCGAGCTGGCGGCCGAAGGCCTGCTGCAGCGCGTGCATGGCGGCGCGCTGCCGGCGTCGCCGGCCGTCGCGCCGTTCGCGCAGCGCGAGGCGCTCGAAACGGCGGAAAAGCGGCGCATCGCGCGGCGGGCCGCCGAGATGATCGCGCCCGGGCAAGTGGCGATCGTCGACGGCGGCACGACGTCGGCGCTGCTCGTCAGCCAGTTGCCGGCCGACCTGCGCGCGACGATCGTCACGCACAGCCCGAGCGTTGCCGTTGCGCTGGCCGCGCATCCGTCGATCGACGTGATCCTGATCGGCGGGCGGCTCTACAAGCATTCGATCGTGGCGGTCGGCGCAGCGGCGATGGAAGGCATCGCGCGCATCCATGCGGACTTGTACTTCATGGGCGTCACGGGTGTGCATCCGGTCGCGGGGCTGAGCACCGGCGACTTCGAGGAAGCGGCGATCAAGCGCGCGCTGGCCGAACGCGCGGCCGAGACGGTCGTGCTCGCGTCGCAGTCGAAACTGCGCGCGGCGTCGCAGTTCGTGATCGGCGACATCACGCTGGCGCAGACCATCGTCGTCGAGAAGGAAACCGAAGCAGCGCTGACGAAGCCGATCGAGGCGGCGGGCGTGACGGTCGTGCGCGCATAG
- a CDS encoding NUDIX domain-containing protein, producing MAATRDRVRIVDTTVLSDDWYVLKKVTFDFLRRDGTWQRLSRETYDRGNGATILLRNAGTGDVLLTRQFRMPAFVSGHDGMLLEAAAGLLDDATPEARIRAEAEEETGYRVRGVRKVFEAFMSPGSVTEKLHFFVGEYDASLRTGDGGGVAEEGEDLEVVEMPLQAALDAVERGEIVDAKTIMLLQYVALRETAGARAA from the coding sequence ATGGCTGCAACGCGGGACCGCGTGCGCATCGTCGATACGACGGTGCTGTCCGATGACTGGTATGTGCTGAAGAAGGTGACGTTCGATTTCCTGCGCCGCGACGGAACGTGGCAGCGCCTGAGCCGCGAGACCTACGACCGCGGCAACGGCGCGACCATCCTGCTGCGCAATGCGGGCACGGGCGACGTGCTGCTGACGCGGCAGTTCCGGATGCCGGCGTTCGTCAGCGGGCACGATGGCATGCTGCTCGAAGCGGCTGCCGGCCTGCTCGACGACGCGACGCCCGAAGCACGCATCCGCGCGGAGGCCGAGGAGGAGACCGGCTATCGCGTGCGCGGCGTGCGCAAGGTGTTCGAGGCGTTCATGAGCCCGGGTTCCGTGACGGAGAAGCTGCATTTCTTCGTCGGCGAATACGATGCGTCGCTGCGCACCGGCGACGGCGGCGGCGTCGCGGAAGAGGGCGAGGATCTCGAGGTCGTCGAGATGCCGCTGCAGGCGGCGCTGGATGCAGTCGAGCGCGGCGAGATCGTCGACGCGAAGACGATCATGCTGCTGCAGTACGTCGCGCTGCGGGAAACCGCCGGCGCGCGCGCGGCATGA
- a CDS encoding NUDIX hydrolase — protein sequence MTPLLVLVAGPYRSGTDGDPARIAANLHRLEAAALAVYRRGHVPMIGEWVSLPLAVAAGSRQVGDELSEAFLYPAAHRLLRRCDAVWRIDGASRGADADVSLARQLGKPVYFAVDEIPVAQDDSDS from the coding sequence ATGACGCCGCTGCTCGTGCTGGTCGCCGGCCCCTATCGCAGCGGCACCGACGGCGACCCCGCGCGCATCGCCGCGAACCTGCACCGGCTGGAAGCGGCGGCGCTCGCCGTGTATCGCCGCGGGCATGTGCCGATGATCGGCGAGTGGGTGTCGCTTCCGCTCGCGGTCGCGGCCGGGTCGCGACAGGTCGGCGACGAACTCAGCGAGGCGTTCCTGTATCCGGCCGCGCACCGGCTGCTGCGGCGCTGCGATGCGGTATGGCGGATCGACGGCGCGTCGCGCGGCGCGGACGCGGATGTCAGCCTCGCACGGCAGCTCGGCAAGCCGGTCTATTTCGCGGTCGACGAAATTCCGGTCGCGCAAGACGATTCGGATAGCTGA
- a CDS encoding SIR2 family NAD-dependent protein deacylase: protein MPFPDSADSTVAAAQLPADLVAAAVDALARADALLVTAGAGIGVDSGLPDFRGTDGFWRAYPALRHERFEFHEIASPHAFRARAPLAWGFYGHRLALYRATVPHAGFAILRRWIDAMPNGGFVLTSNVDGQFQKAGFDPARIVEIHGSIHAMQCLRPCSDDTWDAAPFVPDVDEATCRLVGEAPRCPHCGGLARPNILMFGDTGWLGARYDAQERALEDWIVQAGRVAVVEIGAGTAIPTVRLLSERLGADVIRINTREAHARRADVIGLKGGALATLTALDAAWQHA from the coding sequence ATGCCGTTCCCCGATTCCGCCGACTCCACCGTTGCCGCCGCGCAGCTTCCCGCCGATCTCGTCGCTGCCGCCGTTGATGCGCTCGCGCGCGCCGACGCGTTGCTCGTGACGGCCGGCGCGGGCATCGGCGTCGATTCCGGGCTGCCCGATTTCCGCGGTACCGACGGCTTCTGGCGCGCGTATCCGGCGCTGCGCCACGAGCGTTTCGAATTCCACGAGATCGCGTCGCCGCACGCGTTCCGTGCGCGTGCGCCACTCGCGTGGGGGTTCTACGGGCACCGTCTCGCGCTCTACCGCGCGACGGTGCCGCACGCGGGTTTCGCGATCCTGCGCCGCTGGATCGACGCGATGCCGAACGGCGGCTTCGTGCTGACGAGCAACGTCGACGGCCAGTTCCAGAAAGCCGGTTTCGATCCGGCGCGAATCGTCGAGATCCACGGCTCGATTCATGCGATGCAGTGCCTGCGGCCGTGCTCGGATGACACGTGGGATGCGGCACCGTTCGTGCCGGACGTCGACGAAGCCACCTGCCGGCTGGTCGGCGAAGCGCCGCGCTGCCCGCACTGCGGCGGCCTCGCGCGGCCGAACATCCTGATGTTCGGCGACACCGGCTGGCTCGGGGCGCGCTACGACGCGCAGGAACGCGCGCTGGAAGACTGGATCGTGCAGGCCGGGCGCGTCGCCGTGGTCGAGATCGGCGCGGGCACCGCGATTCCGACCGTGCGCCTGCTGAGCGAACGGCTGGGCGCCGACGTCATCCGCATCAACACGCGAGAGGCCCATGCGCGCCGTGCGGACGTGATCGGATTGAAGGGCGGTGCGCTGGCGACGCTGACTGCGCTCGACGCAGCCTGGCAGCACGCGTAA
- the crcB gene encoding fluoride efflux transporter CrcB: MFYSIVAIFVGAGLGALLRWFLSLALNEFFPAVPLGTLASNLIGGYVIGIAAVVFTARVGLPPEWRLFVITGFLGGLTTFSTYSVEVMTHALEGEFGWAFAVAALHLTGSFALTALGMWTARAWLAAA; this comes from the coding sequence TTGTTCTATTCGATCGTCGCGATCTTCGTCGGCGCCGGGCTCGGCGCGTTGCTGCGCTGGTTCCTGAGCCTCGCGCTCAACGAATTCTTTCCCGCCGTGCCGCTCGGCACGCTCGCCTCGAACCTGATCGGCGGCTACGTGATCGGCATTGCCGCCGTCGTGTTCACGGCCCGCGTCGGGCTGCCGCCCGAGTGGCGGCTGTTCGTGATCACGGGCTTCCTCGGCGGCCTCACGACGTTCTCGACCTATTCGGTCGAAGTGATGACCCACGCGCTCGAGGGCGAATTCGGATGGGCGTTTGCGGTGGCTGCCCTACACTTGACTGGATCGTTCGCGCTGACGGCGCTCGGCATGTGGACCGCGCGCGCGTGGCTCGCGGCGGCCTGA
- a CDS encoding DUF190 domain-containing protein — MDRIFLRFYLHEQHRLHWKPLWEWLLEEANRMGVAGGSAFRAMAGFGQHRVLHEDRFFELQGSLAIEVEFIVTEDEAQRLLERLSHEKVRVCYAMIPARFGVIDTLGAPPAQGPAA, encoded by the coding sequence ATGGACAGGATCTTCTTGCGCTTCTACCTGCACGAGCAGCACCGGCTGCACTGGAAGCCGCTGTGGGAATGGCTGCTGGAGGAGGCGAACCGGATGGGCGTCGCGGGTGGTTCCGCGTTTCGCGCGATGGCCGGCTTCGGCCAGCATCGCGTGCTGCACGAGGACCGCTTTTTCGAACTGCAGGGTTCGCTCGCGATCGAGGTCGAATTCATCGTCACCGAGGACGAAGCGCAACGTTTGCTCGAACGGCTGTCGCACGAGAAAGTGCGCGTGTGCTACGCGATGATTCCGGCGCGCTTCGGCGTGATCGACACGCTTGGCGCACCGCCGGCGCAGGGGCCGGCGGCATAG
- a CDS encoding YggT family protein — MFGEIARFLLNTVFTLFGAALILRVWMQAVRVPPYNPVTQAVLQATNWLVLPLRRVIAGVRGIDWASVVAALLTALVYVVLMVVMAGFDPAAAIPTLVVVALLTVVKWALNLVIWMTILMALLSWLNPRSPAMPILFQLTAPFLNPLRRIIPNLGGIDLSPILLFVIVQVLLMIVTRAAVSLTMFGI, encoded by the coding sequence ATGTTCGGCGAGATCGCCCGTTTTCTGCTCAATACCGTCTTCACGCTGTTCGGCGCCGCGCTGATCCTGCGCGTCTGGATGCAGGCCGTCCGCGTGCCGCCGTACAACCCCGTCACGCAGGCCGTGCTGCAGGCGACCAACTGGCTCGTGCTGCCGCTGCGCCGCGTGATCGCGGGCGTGCGCGGCATCGACTGGGCCAGCGTCGTCGCCGCGCTGCTGACCGCGCTCGTCTACGTCGTGCTGATGGTCGTGATGGCCGGCTTCGATCCGGCCGCGGCGATCCCGACGCTCGTCGTGGTCGCGCTGCTCACCGTCGTGAAGTGGGCGCTCAACCTCGTGATCTGGATGACGATCCTGATGGCGCTGCTGTCGTGGCTCAACCCGCGCTCGCCGGCGATGCCGATCCTCTTCCAGCTCACCGCGCCGTTCCTGAACCCGCTGCGCCGCATCATCCCGAACCTCGGCGGCATCGACCTGTCGCCGATCCTGCTGTTCGTGATCGTGCAGGTGCTGCTGATGATCGTCACGCGCGCCGCCGTGTCGCTGACGATGTTCGGCATCTGA
- a CDS encoding Rossmann-like and DUF2520 domain-containing protein, whose product MSLPDTPRLGFIGAGRLARCVAQRFAQAGFPVVAIASRTPESAAALAARIDGCQAVDTPQQVADAADLILLTVPDDHLASTAAALRFDASRAASQAVVHCSGASAVALLDPAKRQGAATGGFHPLYLFGGTDADLARIDGCSVTIEADGALHATLMRLAAALGCHPLSIPAGGRMLYHAAAHYAASFALCGLSEAVELWRGLGFDEEAALRALLPMLAGTIETARDKGLANALAGPVSRGDTGIVERQLALLEARGGDHATLYALMTRRAVALAAKRAVPPASLPALAEAVETSLARTAAPPSPSRDEA is encoded by the coding sequence ATGTCCCTCCCCGACACACCCCGTCTCGGCTTCATCGGCGCCGGCCGCCTCGCGCGCTGCGTCGCACAGCGCTTCGCGCAGGCCGGCTTTCCCGTCGTCGCGATCGCGAGCCGCACGCCCGAATCGGCCGCGGCCCTCGCCGCGCGCATCGACGGCTGCCAGGCGGTCGACACGCCGCAGCAGGTCGCCGACGCCGCCGACCTGATCCTCCTGACGGTCCCCGACGACCATCTCGCGTCGACCGCCGCGGCACTCCGCTTCGATGCATCGCGCGCCGCCAGTCAGGCGGTCGTCCACTGCAGCGGCGCGTCGGCCGTCGCGCTGCTCGATCCGGCGAAACGGCAAGGCGCGGCCACCGGCGGCTTCCATCCGCTCTACCTGTTCGGCGGCACCGACGCGGACCTTGCCCGCATCGACGGCTGCTCGGTCACGATCGAAGCCGACGGCGCGCTGCATGCGACGCTGATGCGACTTGCTGCCGCACTCGGCTGCCATCCGCTGTCGATTCCGGCCGGCGGCCGGATGCTCTATCACGCGGCCGCGCACTACGCGGCGAGCTTCGCGCTGTGCGGGCTGTCGGAAGCGGTCGAGCTGTGGCGCGGCCTCGGTTTCGACGAGGAAGCCGCGCTGCGCGCGCTGCTGCCGATGCTCGCCGGCACGATCGAGACCGCGCGCGACAAGGGGCTCGCGAACGCGCTCGCCGGCCCCGTGTCGCGCGGCGATACGGGCATCGTCGAACGCCAGCTCGCGCTGCTCGAAGCGCGCGGCGGCGATCACGCGACGCTGTACGCGTTGATGACGCGCCGCGCGGTCGCGCTCGCGGCGAAGCGCGCCGTGCCGCCGGCGTCGCTGCCGGCGCTCGCCGAAGCCGTCGAAACGTCGCTCGCGCGCACGGCCGCGCCCCCCTCCCCGTCGCGAGACGAGGCGTGA
- a CDS encoding LysE family translocator, which translates to MSFPPASMLSDGFFLSLSLCLDIGLVNVAMLSLTLSHGFRPGFWLGVGSCVGDLLYAALALAGMAVLLQFEAVRWIVWIGGGAVLLFLTWKMAREALAPARAEDDDADDAPPPRASARRSFLRGMLLAMSSPSAILWFAAVGGALIAKAGATTPATASVFLSGFFLGGLAWTLFMCTLASHGRKRAGAGLMRACHIASALLFAYFSYSVIVGGYRDLIAHAV; encoded by the coding sequence ATGAGCTTCCCCCCCGCCTCGATGCTGTCCGACGGTTTCTTTCTGTCGCTGTCGCTGTGTCTCGACATCGGCCTCGTGAACGTCGCGATGCTGTCGCTGACGCTGTCGCACGGCTTCCGGCCGGGCTTCTGGCTCGGCGTCGGCTCGTGCGTCGGCGACCTCCTCTATGCGGCGCTCGCGCTCGCGGGGATGGCCGTGCTGCTGCAGTTCGAGGCCGTGCGCTGGATCGTGTGGATCGGCGGCGGCGCCGTGCTGCTGTTCCTCACGTGGAAGATGGCGCGCGAAGCGCTGGCGCCGGCCAGGGCGGAAGATGACGACGCGGACGATGCCCCGCCGCCGCGGGCGAGCGCGCGGCGCAGTTTCCTGCGCGGGATGCTGCTCGCAATGTCGTCGCCGAGCGCGATCCTGTGGTTCGCGGCGGTCGGCGGCGCGCTGATCGCGAAAGCCGGCGCGACCACGCCGGCCACCGCGTCGGTGTTCCTGTCGGGCTTCTTCCTCGGCGGCCTCGCGTGGACACTCTTCATGTGCACGCTCGCGAGCCACGGCCGCAAGCGCGCGGGCGCCGGGCTGATGCGGGCGTGCCACATCGCGTCGGCGCTGCTGTTCGCGTATTTCTCGTACAGCGTGATCGTCGGCGGCTACCGCGACCTGATCGCGCACGCGGTGTAA
- a CDS encoding UbiD family decarboxylase — protein MKYKDLRDFIQRLEALGELQRVTQPVSPVLEMTELCDRVLRAGGPALLFNAPPGHAFPVLGNLFGTPRRVALGMGVDAGDDAALGSLRDLGRLLSALKEPDPPKSLKDAGKLLSLAKAVWDMAPKSVSSPPCQEIVWEGADVDLNKLPIQTCWPGDAGPLVTWGLTVTRGPNKSRQNLGIYRQQLIGRNKLIMRWLAHRGGALDFREFALQNPGKPYPVAVVLGADPATTLGAVTPVPDSLSEYQFAGLLRGSRTELAKCLTPGVDTLQVPARAEIVLEGFIHPQDGTPTPAPAGAPPRPAGNASAAYEHALEGPYGDHTGYYNEQEWFPVFTVERITMRRDAIYHSTYTGKPPDEPAVLGVALNEVFVPLLQKQFTEITDFYLPPEGCSYRMAIVQMKKSYAGHAKRVMFGVWSFLRQFMYTKFIVVVDEDVNIRDWKEVIWAITTRVDPVRDTVMVDSTPIDYLDFASPVAGLGSKMGLDATNKWPGETNREWGRPIEMDAAVKARVDRLWQEIGL, from the coding sequence ATGAAATACAAAGACTTACGCGATTTCATCCAGCGCCTCGAAGCGCTCGGCGAACTGCAGCGCGTCACGCAACCCGTGTCGCCCGTGCTCGAAATGACCGAGCTGTGCGACCGCGTGCTGCGCGCCGGCGGCCCTGCGCTGCTGTTCAACGCGCCGCCCGGCCATGCGTTTCCCGTGCTCGGCAACCTGTTCGGCACGCCGCGCCGCGTCGCGCTCGGGATGGGCGTCGATGCGGGCGACGACGCCGCGCTCGGTTCGCTGCGCGATCTCGGGCGCCTGCTGTCCGCGCTGAAGGAACCCGACCCGCCGAAGAGCCTGAAGGACGCCGGCAAGCTGCTGTCGCTCGCGAAGGCCGTGTGGGACATGGCGCCGAAGTCGGTGTCGTCGCCGCCATGCCAGGAGATCGTCTGGGAAGGCGCCGACGTCGACCTGAACAAGCTGCCGATCCAGACCTGCTGGCCCGGCGATGCGGGGCCGCTCGTCACGTGGGGCCTGACGGTCACGCGCGGGCCGAACAAGTCGCGCCAGAACCTCGGCATCTACCGCCAGCAGCTGATCGGCCGCAACAAGCTGATCATGCGCTGGCTCGCGCATCGCGGCGGCGCGCTCGACTTCCGCGAATTCGCGCTGCAGAACCCCGGCAAGCCGTATCCGGTCGCGGTCGTGCTCGGCGCCGATCCGGCCACGACGCTCGGCGCGGTGACGCCCGTGCCCGATTCGCTGTCCGAATACCAGTTCGCCGGCCTGCTGCGCGGCAGCCGCACGGAACTCGCGAAGTGCCTGACGCCCGGCGTCGACACGCTGCAGGTGCCCGCGCGCGCCGAGATCGTGCTCGAAGGCTTCATCCATCCGCAGGACGGCACCCCTACCCCCGCTCCTGCCGGCGCGCCGCCGCGTCCGGCCGGCAACGCGTCCGCCGCGTACGAGCACGCGCTCGAAGGGCCGTACGGCGACCACACCGGCTATTACAACGAGCAGGAGTGGTTCCCGGTATTCACGGTCGAGCGCATCACGATGCGGCGCGACGCGATCTACCACTCGACCTACACGGGCAAACCGCCCGACGAGCCCGCGGTGCTCGGCGTCGCGCTCAACGAGGTGTTCGTGCCGCTGCTGCAGAAGCAGTTCACGGAGATCACCGACTTCTACCTGCCGCCTGAAGGCTGCAGCTACCGGATGGCCATCGTCCAGATGAAGAAGAGCTACGCGGGTCACGCGAAGCGCGTGATGTTCGGCGTGTGGAGCTTCCTGCGGCAGTTCATGTATACGAAGTTCATCGTGGTCGTCGACGAGGACGTGAATATCCGCGACTGGAAGGAAGTGATCTGGGCGATCACGACGCGCGTCGACCCCGTGCGCGACACGGTGATGGTCGACAGCACGCCGATCGACTATCTCGACTTCGCGTCGCCGGTCGCCGGTCTCGGCTCGAAGATGGGGCTCGACGCGACCAACAAGTGGCCCGGCGAGACGAACCGCGAATGGGGCCGCCCGATCGAGATGGATGCGGCCGTGAAGGCGCGCGTCGACCGGCTCTGGCAGGAGATCGGACTCTGA
- a CDS encoding lytic transglycosylase domain-containing protein: MNAWLSWRPTEQHAQIVRNMLRRGTRVSHHLFSVVGCLAVAVALALWLLPTVRGTLAAKLMPVVSAAVQAGPARLLSGHPLPNFAPAGVQPQQQEESPETDALAVGLDVAPEAAAQGDASDPARNGPSPVALAKLIPTQRVAADARDDRALASNREQALVATYLSRRYRVAQEPVGQLVKAAFQTGRDVGLDPLLLLSVMAIESGFNPYAESGVGAKGLMQVMSKVHSDKFEYFGGTDTALQPLANLQVGALVLKDCIARGGSLANGLRLYNGSTNPDDTAYGSKVMAERGRLRDVSHGRSVPVNAPQAKPIVTAAAVTAAAGGAKRVHATLETATSAKTAAPKETSPQDDASVDTAKQSHGGHSELGA; this comes from the coding sequence ATGAACGCTTGGTTATCGTGGCGTCCCACTGAGCAGCATGCGCAAATCGTGCGCAACATGCTGCGTCGCGGGACGCGTGTCAGTCACCATCTATTCAGCGTTGTCGGCTGTCTCGCTGTCGCGGTTGCACTTGCACTGTGGCTGCTGCCAACCGTACGCGGCACGCTTGCCGCGAAGCTGATGCCGGTCGTATCCGCGGCCGTGCAGGCCGGGCCGGCCCGTCTGCTGTCCGGTCATCCGCTGCCGAACTTTGCGCCTGCAGGCGTGCAGCCGCAGCAGCAGGAAGAGAGCCCGGAAACGGACGCGCTTGCGGTCGGCCTCGACGTCGCACCGGAAGCCGCCGCGCAGGGCGATGCGTCCGATCCGGCCCGCAACGGCCCGTCGCCGGTCGCGCTGGCCAAGCTGATTCCGACCCAGCGGGTGGCGGCCGATGCGCGCGACGACCGTGCGCTCGCGTCGAACCGCGAACAGGCGCTCGTCGCGACCTATCTGTCGCGCCGCTACCGTGTCGCCCAGGAGCCGGTCGGCCAGCTCGTGAAGGCCGCGTTCCAGACCGGTCGTGACGTCGGCCTCGATCCGCTGCTGCTGCTGTCCGTGATGGCGATCGAGTCGGGCTTCAACCCGTACGCCGAAAGCGGCGTCGGCGCGAAGGGCCTGATGCAGGTCATGTCGAAGGTCCATTCCGACAAGTTCGAGTATTTCGGCGGCACCGATACCGCACTGCAGCCGCTCGCGAACCTCCAGGTCGGCGCGCTCGTGCTGAAGGACTGCATCGCCCGCGGCGGCTCGCTGGCGAACGGCCTGCGTCTGTACAACGGCTCGACGAACCCCGACGACACCGCATACGGTTCGAAGGTGATGGCCGAGCGCGGCCGGCTGCGCGACGTGTCGCACGGCCGCAGCGTGCCGGTCAATGCGCCGCAGGCGAAGCCGATCGTCACGGCCGCAGCCGTGACGGCGGCGGCAGGCGGTGCGAAGCGCGTGCATGCGACGCTCGAAACCGCGACGTCGGCGAAGACGGCCGCGCCGAAGGAAACGTCGCCGCAGGACGACGCAAGCGTCGATACCGCGAAGCAATCGCACGGCGGCCATTCGGAGCTCGGCGCGTAA
- a CDS encoding pyridoxal phosphate-dependent aminotransferase, with product MNTTADSLVTLAARVDAIQPFYVMELMKEAQRLESSGRDVIHMGIGEPDFTAPEPVIEAATAALRRGVTQYTSALGIAPLREAIAAHYARAYGLTISPERIVVTAGASAALLLACLALVGRDDEVLMPDPSYPCNRHFVAAAEGRAVLVPSGPDARFQLTEEDVRTRWSDRTRGVLLASPSNPTGTSLEPDELKRIVEAVRARGGFTIVDEIYQGLSYDAAPVSALSFGDDVITVNSFSKYFSMTGWRLGWLVVPPALVGTFEKLSQNLFICPSALAQHAALACFEPATLDIYEARRLEFKRRRDFIAPALERLGFTVPVMPDGAFYVYAHCGGVAHPAAGDSAALTQAMLHDAGVVLVPGMDFGVHAPRDYIRLSYATAYSRLEEAVDRLATLFGQH from the coding sequence ATGAATACCACCGCCGATTCGCTCGTCACGCTCGCCGCACGCGTCGACGCGATCCAGCCCTTCTACGTGATGGAACTGATGAAGGAGGCACAGCGGCTCGAGTCCTCCGGACGCGATGTTATCCACATGGGCATCGGCGAACCGGATTTCACCGCGCCGGAGCCTGTCATCGAAGCGGCCACGGCCGCGCTGCGCCGCGGCGTCACGCAGTACACGAGCGCGCTCGGCATTGCGCCGCTGCGCGAGGCGATCGCCGCGCACTACGCGCGCGCGTACGGCCTCACGATCAGCCCCGAGCGGATCGTCGTGACGGCCGGCGCATCGGCCGCGCTGCTGCTCGCGTGCCTCGCGCTCGTCGGCCGCGACGACGAGGTGCTGATGCCCGACCCGTCGTATCCGTGCAACCGGCACTTCGTCGCGGCGGCCGAAGGCCGCGCGGTGCTCGTGCCGAGCGGCCCGGACGCGCGCTTCCAGCTCACCGAGGAAGACGTCCGCACGCGCTGGAGCGACCGCACGCGCGGCGTGCTGCTCGCGTCGCCGTCGAACCCGACCGGCACGTCGCTCGAGCCCGACGAACTGAAGCGAATCGTCGAAGCCGTGCGCGCACGCGGCGGCTTCACGATCGTCGACGAGATCTACCAGGGGCTCAGCTACGACGCGGCGCCCGTGTCGGCGCTGTCGTTCGGCGACGATGTCATCACGGTGAACAGCTTCTCGAAGTATTTCAGCATGACCGGCTGGCGGCTCGGCTGGCTCGTCGTGCCGCCCGCGCTGGTCGGTACGTTCGAGAAGCTTTCGCAGAACCTGTTCATCTGCCCGTCCGCACTCGCGCAGCACGCGGCGCTCGCGTGCTTCGAACCGGCCACGCTCGACATCTACGAAGCGCGCCGGCTCGAATTCAAGCGCCGCCGCGATTTCATCGCACCGGCGCTCGAACGGCTCGGCTTCACGGTTCCGGTGATGCCCGACGGCGCGTTCTATGTCTATGCGCATTGCGGCGGCGTCGCGCACCCGGCGGCCGGCGACAGCGCCGCGCTCACGCAGGCGATGCTGCACGACGCGGGCGTCGTGCTGGTGCCCGGCATGGATTTCGGCGTCCATGCGCCGCGAGACTACATCCGTCTGTCCTATGCAACGGCCTACTCGCGGCTCGAAGAGGCAGTCGATCGGCTCGCGACGCTGTTCGGGCAGCACTGA
- the nusB gene encoding transcription antitermination factor NusB — protein sequence MKKSARRQSRELATQGLYQWLLSNAASGEIDAQLRGALGYDKADKELLEAILHGVIREHATLVEALTPSLDRPIEQLSPVERAVLLIATFELTHHVETPYRVIINEAVELAKTFGGSDGYKYVNGVLDKLAAKLRPAETQARRNG from the coding sequence ATGAAGAAGAGCGCCCGCCGACAATCGCGCGAGCTGGCGACGCAGGGCCTGTATCAGTGGCTGCTGTCGAACGCGGCCTCCGGCGAGATCGACGCGCAGCTGCGCGGCGCGCTCGGTTACGACAAGGCTGACAAGGAACTGCTCGAAGCCATCCTGCACGGCGTGATCCGCGAGCATGCGACGCTCGTCGAAGCGCTGACGCCGTCGCTCGACCGCCCGATCGAACAGTTGTCGCCGGTCGAACGCGCGGTGCTGCTGATCGCGACGTTCGAGCTCACGCACCACGTCGAAACGCCGTATCGCGTGATCATCAACGAAGCTGTCGAACTCGCGAAGACGTTCGGCGGCTCCGACGGCTACAAGTACGTGAACGGCGTACTCGACAAGCTCGCCGCAAAGCTGCGCCCCGCCGAAACGCAGGCGCGCCGCAACGGCTGA